A genomic segment from Anopheles maculipalpis chromosome X, idAnoMacuDA_375_x, whole genome shotgun sequence encodes:
- the LOC126561905 gene encoding diacylglycerol lipase-alpha, with the protein MPGIVVFQRRWSVGSDDLVVPGLFLLVIHFIWLVVLMVMTLKFHFDQTEHCVLQLWYFQIGYMILLAVCMCLELSICVVSMRGSILDIEPRASMQYLLYGRVLLMLIDLGLLTVGISWLRDNYTTCPAEEPKEVVLAAIACNLFVILSMITTVWCTFDPAGRSWVKMKKYQRSMRESESRFNYKRSGCRSRNWRQRKVIRAYQDSWDHRCRLLFCCMGNSDRSRNSFTDIARLLSDFFRDLDVVPSDVVAGLVLLRKFQKLEREVIVRQQKNGTHKFLSGVPITTNTQFLALNDPRDYDHFQTVIRYMYFAQGAYGWPMYLMSHSSTGVCQLASELRYCFCRRNTVDVVDDNCCFCNYAALKKMLEMGEVEVIYATYHVDIAETPFFVAIDYNYNKIVISIRGTLSMKDVLTDLNAEGEPLPLNPPREDWLGHKGMVQAALYIKRKLEEENLIQRALKHNPARGTQGFGLILVGHSLGAGTAAILAILMKQEYDVLHCYSYSPPGGLLSMPAVEYSKSFITSVVVGKDVVPRIGLYQMEALRADLINAIQRSIDPKWKTIACSVICCCCGPEPTSVMMMSTKDSNIQRYKQERNSARQSTVHPNDNSIALTLHHPLYPPGRIIHIVRHHPVQEEQILKKRDPVYQAIWADNKDFDEVLISPVMIQDHMPDTVLAALEKVVCSIGPQKPSRQFTSLPVMSTDVAERSKTKGDQSTVSLKLQPNLASPAQHKICLETSFTNMQLLQLHGGELTDQAAALGHQNADICNASSTADSLVGQRSAQSSLVDDSGIPKSISGPSEVTTVILAEVQSAPATTMATVSRVPTVTSGGTTGKMLNFIASANRTRNDMYLMFQPSTSVGTTTNRADNLSLGITRRNSYEIQKIDLIHDDWFGMAPLASPESLSELSSISSRASMSTCMVSGLDKGLENSKDTRQIRVSERSDLLTVESQLLTPKVLRRTPKVSGNLSTCAEDARTVYQYKRMGKIFVLNQPSYESNSTLDSYDIEQPVNTSEENGILATINEKDPLPYDTDDSKGTMDRKDLNANSKVSESVTKEPCEDAVLCSSSCPACPCQGKSNGNCCQKFNHRECYNYKYTSFNIFKFNKASEVISGSAAIGKVVGPLDRKNDSSCWSQSEWIAPSPQAGNEDNNNIYPIPAVSALPSAPVKAGLLESHFPVFYSKSGNTDPNWEHLDHCAKPGILQPGKSVKSLTPIRLTDVQEPTLATTTIEIRNETFPLLVNLAEHTSPNGGFSRRKNTVHPTEQNLIVVDGFNPTDAENVEPRCSSVSSYVSLTTCKHSQQATQSESNV; encoded by the exons ATGCCTGGCATAGTAGTATTTCAACGACGATGGTCCGTCGGTTCGGACGATCTCGTTGTTCCTGGCCTATTCCTGCttgttattcatttcataTG GCTAGTcgtgctgatggtgatgacgcTCAAGTTCCACTTCGATCAAACAGAACATTGCGTTTTACAGCTATGGTATTTTCAAATTGGATATATGATACTACTTGCAG TGTGTATGTGCCTGGAACTATCCATATGTGTGGTATCGATGCGGGGCAGCATTCTGGATATAGAGCCTAGGGCATCGATGCAATATCTGCTGTACGGTCGGGTACTTTTAATGCTGATCGATCTTGGCCTGCTAACGGTAGGTATCTCTTGGTTGCGAGATAACTACACCACCTGCCCAGCCGAGGAACCGAAGGAAGTGGTGCTGGCTGCGATTGCGTGCAACCTGTTCGTCATCCTTAGCATGATCACCACCGTCTGGTGCACGTTTGATCCAGCCGGACGGTCATGGGtgaagatgaagaaatatCAGCGATCAATGCGCGAGTCTGAATCCCGATTCAATTACAAGCGCAGCGGATGTCGCAGTCGGAACTGGCGACAGAGAAAAGTGATCCGAGCATATCAAGATAGCTGGGATCATCGGTGTCGATTGCTGTTCTGCTGCATGGGAAATAGCGATCGAAGTCGTAACTCTTTCACTGATATTGCCCGCCTTCTCAGTGATTTTTTTCGCGATTTGGATGTGGTGCCATCAGACGTAGTAGCGGGATTGGTGTTGCTACGGAAGTTCCAGAAACTAGAACGTGAAGTTATAGTTCGACAG caaaaaaacggaacgcaCAAGTTCTTGTCTGGCGTTCCAATTACTACAAACACTCAGTTCCTGGCACTAAATGATCCAAGGGATTATGATCACTTTCAG ACCGTTATTCGATACATGTATTTTGCGCAAGGTGCATACGGTTGGCCCATGTATCTAATGAGCCATTCCAGCACTGGTGTGTGTCAATTGGCTTCCGAATTGCGATACTGCTTTTGCAGACGGAATACGGTGGATGTGGTCGATGATAATTGTTGCTTTTGCAATTACGCCGCACTTAAAAAGATGCTGGAAATGGGTGAG GTTGAAGTGATTTATGCTACATATCATGTCGATATCGCCGAAACACCGTTCTTCGTCGCGATTGATTATAACTACAACAAAATTGTTATCAGCATCCGTGGTACGCTTAGTATGAAGGACGTTCTGACGGATCTTAATGCCGAGGGCGAACCGTTGCCGCTCAATCCACCAAGAGAGGATTGGCTCGGCCACAAGGGTATGGTGCAAGCGGCGCTCTACATCAAGCGAAAGTTGGAGGAAGAAAATCTTATCCAACGTGCACTCAAACACAATCCAGCCCGAGGAACGCAAGGGTTTGGGTTAATACTGGTGGGTCACTCGCTCGGCGCCGGTACAGCCGCTATATTGGCAATCCTAATGAAACAAGAGTACGATGTGTTGCATTGCTACAGCTACTCCCCGCCGGGTGGATTATTAAG tATGCCTGCTGTAGAGTATAGCAAATCGTTCATCACTTCGGTTGTGGTTGGGAAAGATGTTGTACCAAGAATCGGACTTTATCAAATGGAAGCCTTGCGAGCAGATTTGATCAACGCAATTCAGCGTAGTATCGAtccaaaatggaaaactattgcttgCTCAGTtatctgttgctgctgtggacCGGAACCGACATCCGTTATGATGATGTCGACGAAGGATTCAAATATTCAGCGATATAAACAGGAGCGCAACAGCGCGCGCCAAAGTACGGTGCATCCTAACGACAATTCAATAGCGCTTACACTTCATCATCCACTTTATCCACCTGGTCGCATCATACACATCGTACGACACCATCCAGTTCAAGAAGA ACAAATTCTTAAAAAACGGGATCCTGTGTATCAAGCTATATGGGCCGACAATAAAGATTTCGACGAGGTACTGATTTCACCTGTGATGATTCAGGACCACATGCCCGACACAGTATTAGCAGCGCTCGAAAAG GTCGTATGTTCTATTGGGCCACAGAAACCATCTAGGCAGTTTACTAGCCTCCCTGTTATGTCTACGGACGTAGCGGAAAGATCGAAAACCAAAGGAGACCAGTCAACCGTAAGCCTAAAACTTCAACCAAATCTTGCTTCACCTGCTCAACATAAGATTTGTCTGGAAACTTCTTTTACTAATATGCAATTGCTACAGCTACACGGTGGTGAGCTCACGGACCAGGCAGCAGCACTCGGGCACCAGAATGCCGATATTTGTAATGCATCGTCAACCGCCGATAGTCTGGTCGGGCAGCGTAGCGCACAGTCCAGCCTGGTCGACGATAGCGGAATTCCCAAGAGTATCTCAGGACCAAGTGAAGTGACAACTGTGATTTTGGCCGAAGTACAAAGCGCGCCCGCAACGACAATGGCAACCGTATCTCGTGTTCCTACGGTGACCAGTGGTGGTACCACCGGTAAGATGTTGAATTTTATTGCCTCAGCTAATCGTACGCGAAACGATATGTACCTCATGTTTCAACCTTCCACGTCCGTTGGCACGACGACGAACCGGGCAGATAATCTGTCGCTAGGTATCACGCGCCGGAATTCTTACGAAATACAAAAGATAGATCTTATACATGATGATTGGTTCGGTATGGCACCGTTAGCTAGTCCGGAGAGTTTATCCGAGCTTTCTAGTATTAGTTCGCGGGCGAGCATGTCCACGTGCATGGTAAGCGGACTAGACAAAGGGTTAGAAAATAGTAAGGACACGCGACAGATACGAGTAAGCGAGCGTAGCGACTTACTAACGGTGGAATCGCAGCTGCTAACGCCGAAAGTTCTACGTCGTACACCTAAGGTGAGCGGCAATTTGTCAACCTGTGCAGAAGATGCACGCACTGTTTACCAGTACAAGCGGATGGGTAAAATATTCGTTCTGAATCAACCATCGTACGAATCGAACAGCACCCTCGATAGTTACGATATTGAACAGCCTGTAAATACGTCAGAAGAGAACGGCATTTTAGCTACAATTAATGAAAAGGATCCGCTACCTTATGATACCGATGATAGTAAAGGTACAATGGATCGAAAAGATCTGAATGCAAATAGTAAGGTAAGCGAGTCGGTAACAAAAGAACCTTGCGAAGACGCAGTTCTTTGTAGTTCTAGCTGTCCGGCATGTCCATGTCAAGGTAAATCGAATGGCAATTGCTGTCAGAAATTTAACCACCGAGAATGTTACAATTACAAATACACGTCATTTAACATATTTAAGTTTAACAAAGCCAGTGAAGTTATCTCTGGCAGTGCTGCGATCGGCAAAGTCGTTGGACCGTTGGACAGAAAAAACGATTCAAGTTGCTGGTCCCAAAGCGAATGGATTGCACCATCGCCACAAGCAGGAAACGAGgacaataataatatttatccGATCCCAGCAGTTTCTGCTTTGCCATCCGCTCCGGTGAAGGCCGGTTTGCTGGAATCACACTTTCCCGTATTTTATAGTAAAAGTGGTAATACCGACCCGAACTGGGAACATTTAGACCATTGTGCAAAGCCAGGCATATTACAACCGGGCAAATCGGTTAAATCACTAACACCGATTAGGCTGACCGATGTTCAGGAGCCTACACTGGCAACCACTACAATAGAGATAAGGAACGAAACCTTTCCATTGCTGGTGAACCTGGCCGAGCATACATCGCCGAATGGAGGTTTTTCGCGAAGGAAAAACACCGTACATCCAACGGAGCAGAATCTTATCGTTGTGGATGGGTTTAATCCTACCGATGCAGAAAACGTCGAGCCTCGCTGTTCGTCCGTTAGTTCCTACGTCTCCCTAACCACTTGCAAGCACAGCCAGCAAGCGACCCAAAGCGAAAGTAACGTTTAA